GACTGACAAATGCTATAGCGGATCACGCTCATCCATCTTGGTCGCCTGATGGGAGGAAAATCGCTTTTGAATCAGATAAAGATGGAAACTATGACATCTACGTTGTAGATGTGGATGGAAGGAGTCTACGTAAGCTGACGAAAAGTTCCGCGGCTGATAGAAACCCATCCTGGTCTCCAGACGGTCGAAAGATCGCTTTCGAATCAAACCTCCAAATCTATATCATGGATGCAGTTGGGGGAAATCGACGTAAACTGACAGAAAGAAGGTGGGGATGGAACGTAGACCCCGCATGGTCTCCAGATGGCAAGAAGATTGCTTTTACCTCTACCAGAGATGGAGACTCCGAAATCTACGTCATGGATGCAGATGGGAGAAATCAACGTAATCTGACAAACAATCCAGCTGCTGACTATGATCCATCCTGGTCACCTGATGGAAACAAAATAGTCTTTGTGTCGGAGAGGGATGGGAACAGAGAGATCTACGTTATGGACGCTGATGGGAGCAACCAGAGGAGGTTGACCAATGATCCTGCCAAGGATTTTTCACCTGACTGGTGTAAGTCACCCTATTTCACTGTTATACCCACCAATAAACTTAGAACGTTATGGGGATGGTTGAAAACTTTTCGATGATACCTTGTGGGTGATTAAAGACCTGGCAGTGAACCTGATATCCTACCTTCTGAAGGTAGAAGAGGGGAGATCTCGCTAATATTTTTATCCGTCATCGGATATCCTCCGGCCAGTGTGTTTCGGTGAAAGTCGTCCACACCCCCGTGGACTTGCTGAAGCGTGAAAGCCCCCTCTGTGTGCCTATCCAGACGTAATCGCCGTCGATCGCTATGGTGTAGATGCTGTTATGGACGAGACCATCCTTTCTGGTATATGTCCTCCAGGTTCCATCCTTCAAGTTGAGCACGCTTACGCCCGAGTCATATGTCCCGAACCAGACCAGATCGCCGTCCAGGGCGATACATGTAACCCTATCGCTTGCGAGCCCATCCTGCTTGGAATAGCTCCTCCAGTCCATGCTTTTCAGATCGTAGACGGCGACACCGCTATCGCTTCCGAACCATACCTTGGTGCCATCTGTGGCGATACAGGTGATCTTATCGTCCGGCAGCCCATCCTTCTTGGTGAACGTCTTCCACAAATCCTTTCTCTTATCGTATCTGCTGACACCCATTCGGGTTCCCACCCAGACGTATTTTTCATCCACGGCTATGCACCACACCTCATCGCTGACCAACGTCTCGGCGAACTCCTTCGAGACGATGCCGGGTTTGATCTCTATCCCTGACGTGTAGCTGACCCACGCGTTTGGATTATCGGAGGTCCTGGGAAACTTGCCTATCCCCCTATTGGTGCCGACCCAGACGTCGTTTCCGGATATGGCGATCGAGGTTATATCCTCATCCGGCAGGCCGTTTTCCCGCTTGTATCTGTCCCATTTGTCGGCGATCTTATCGTATCTGTTCGCCCCTTCACGTGTCCCTATCCAGACATATCTCTCGTCCACGGCGAGGGAACTGACCCAGTTGCTGACGAGTCCCTCCTCCGATGGCGGCTCCCACCAGCTCCACCGTGAGCCGCCGACCCTCATCACCTGTCTTCCGCCCTTCTGTCTATAGCCCTCCCAGGTTCCGTGCTGCTTGTCGTATCTGGAGAGGCCGCTGGTCGTGCCCACCCAGACATATCGTTTGTCGATGGCGATCGAGCGTACCTCTTTGCCCAGAAGGGCTTTGCGATGGGTGAACTGAGTCCAGGATTCCAGCTTCTTGTCGAACCTGCTCAGCCCTAGCGGCGTTCCGACCCAGACATATCGTTCATCCACCTTAAGCGCCCTCTCGTTTATGTGATCGTGTAACAATCCGTTTTTTCTGTCGAAGGTGGTCCACGTCCCTGAGGCGATGTGGAAGCGCATCACCCCATTGCTTACCGTTCCAAGCCATAGATAATCGCCGTCCTCACATAGCTCCGTCACACCGCTTCCCCATTCCCCCTTAGGGGTTATCGTTATCCACTCGTCGTTTTTCCTGTCATACTCGGTTATCCCTGCCCCTTCGAAGAACTCGTATATGATCCAAACCCTTTCAGGGGTAATCACGATCCTATCTATATCGTTGGCCGCCAGCACATCGGCCGTGGAGAAGGTCTCCCACCGACCGGTGCGTTTATCGTACCTTGAAAGCGGTCTGGCCGATCCACCCCATCTGGAGGAGGCTACCCAGACGTATCTGTCGTCCACGGCGATCCAGTTGACGCCATTAGAGCCCAGCCCGTCCTTAACCGTGAACCTGCGCCATTCGCCTGTCTCGGAGTCATATCTGCGCAGCGACGCTCCAGTTCCTACCCACACATATCTGCCGTCAGGGGCGATGGATGATACCCTGTCCCACGGAAAGCCCGAGCTGAAATCGAACGAT
The DNA window shown above is from Candidatus Poribacteria bacterium and carries:
- a CDS encoding PD40 domain-containing protein, which gives rise to MLSKGIVCAMLVGISVLLGVVLLAEVTAQEFPKVQIAFVSDRDGGKEIYVMDVNGENLQKLTDTEKRFWNYDPAWSPDGKMIAFVSDRDIGVGVCCPEIYVMDADGENLRRLTNAIADHAHPSWSPDGRKIAFESDKDGNYDIYVVDVDGRSLRKLTKSSAADRNPSWSPDGRKIAFESNLQIYIMDAVGGNRRKLTERRWGWNVDPAWSPDGKKIAFTSTRDGDSEIYVMDADGRNQRNLTNNPAADYDPSWSPDGNKIVFVSERDGNREIYVMDADGSNQRRLTNDPAKDFSPDWCKSPYFTVIPTNKLRTLWGWLKTFR